From Vibrio splendidus, a single genomic window includes:
- a CDS encoding Dabb family protein, whose protein sequence is MTQKETGMIRHILLIKFKENAEASEVQKLKMLFEAMPNKVDGVTSVEWGLNDSPENKNQGYTHSVLMTFTDEKGRQNYLPHPEHDALKDVFRPLLDDIIVFDYSL, encoded by the coding sequence ATGACTCAAAAAGAAACGGGAATGATTCGTCATATTCTACTGATTAAGTTTAAAGAAAACGCAGAGGCTTCAGAGGTTCAAAAACTAAAGATGCTGTTTGAAGCGATGCCAAACAAGGTTGACGGGGTAACTTCAGTAGAGTGGGGGTTAAATGATAGCCCAGAGAATAAGAACCAAGGTTATACCCATTCAGTTTTAATGACGTTTACGGATGAAAAGGGGCGTCAGAACTATCTTCCACATCCAGAGCATGATGCGCTGAAAGATGTATTTCGTCCGCTGTTAGACGACATCATCGTGTTTGATTACTCTCTATAA
- a CDS encoding LysR family transcriptional regulator: MDINLDIQNILVIKRMYELRNVGLVAESLGKTPGAISKNLSKLRVQLDDPLFIQTKHGFEPTTFIENNIDNFEQILSSVEAIKHQEFCPVSYQGDVKIYANTLFWERFGSKLYLTLSKGAPHVRFSLERWSTNVKNRIIEGEDAIAVHYFDESLPQSISQKEIGKGKVVFFVREDHKAQSFKSLVNYPIILFKTPGWNDNKYPILDRLRNIGFHVDPKVEADHPAMIHDIVLKSDYFGITLDGSVPEGCRSIDLPEKLTIDVSYVMSCRRSQKDAPLNQWLFQMLKSTLKNKQA, translated from the coding sequence GTGGACATCAATCTCGATATTCAGAATATCTTGGTCATCAAACGTATGTATGAGCTTCGTAATGTTGGCTTAGTTGCAGAATCGCTAGGAAAAACCCCAGGGGCGATCAGTAAGAACCTTTCGAAATTAAGAGTACAACTGGACGACCCACTGTTCATTCAAACCAAGCATGGGTTCGAACCAACGACATTTATTGAAAACAATATTGATAATTTTGAGCAGATACTAAGCAGTGTCGAGGCGATAAAGCATCAAGAGTTCTGCCCTGTATCTTATCAGGGAGATGTAAAAATCTACGCCAATACACTTTTTTGGGAGCGCTTTGGTTCTAAGCTTTACCTCACTCTGAGTAAAGGAGCCCCGCATGTTCGCTTCTCACTGGAGAGATGGAGCACTAATGTAAAAAACAGAATCATCGAGGGTGAAGACGCAATAGCCGTTCACTACTTTGATGAAAGCCTGCCGCAGTCCATTTCACAGAAAGAGATTGGAAAAGGAAAAGTCGTATTCTTTGTGAGAGAAGATCATAAAGCACAAAGCTTTAAATCGCTCGTCAACTATCCAATCATCTTATTTAAAACCCCGGGCTGGAATGACAATAAATACCCTATTCTCGATCGCCTTCGAAATATCGGATTTCATGTCGATCCAAAAGTGGAAGCCGATCACCCCGCAATGATCCACGATATTGTGCTGAAATCCGATTATTTTGGAATCACCCTAGATGGCAGTGTGCCAGAAGGGTGTCGCAGCATTGATTTACCAGAAAAGCTCACGATTGATGTGAGTTACGTGATGAGTTGCCGTCGTTCTCAGAAAGATGCTCCATTGAATCAGTGGTTATTCCAAATGTTGAAGTCGACCCTGAAAAACAAACAAGCGTAG
- the tnaA gene encoding tryptophanase, with protein MENFKHLPEPFRIRVVEPVKRTTSAYREQAIVDAGMNPFLLDSDDVFIDLLTDSGTGSITQRMQAAMLMGDEAYSGSRSYYALANAVKDIFGYQLTIPTHQGRGAEQIYIPVLIKKREMEKGLDRSKMVALSNYFFDTTQGHTQVNCCVAKNVYTKEAFDTSVNADFKGNFDVVKLEEAILEAGAANVPYIVSTITCNSAGGQPVSIANLKAVYDVAQKYDIPVIMDSARYAENAFFIQQREAGYQDWTIEQITRKSYKYADGLAMSAKKDAMVQMGGLLCFKDDSFMDVYTECRTLCVVQEGFPTYGGLEGGAMERLAVGLYDGMRQDWLEYRIGQVQYLVDGLEAMGIVCQQAGGHAAFVDAGKLLPHIPASQFPAHALACELYKVAGIRAVEIGSLLQGRDPATGEQHPCPAELLRLTIPRATYTQTHMDFIIEAFEKVKENAGKVKGLDFTYEPPVLRHFTARLKEVETVEKHTEKKNEQTLEEAF; from the coding sequence ATGGAAAACTTCAAGCATCTACCAGAACCGTTTCGTATTCGCGTTGTAGAACCAGTAAAAAGAACAACCTCTGCATATCGTGAGCAAGCCATTGTTGACGCGGGCATGAACCCATTCTTACTGGATAGTGATGATGTGTTTATCGACTTACTGACCGACAGTGGTACAGGTTCTATCACCCAACGCATGCAAGCTGCGATGCTAATGGGTGATGAAGCTTACAGTGGTAGCCGAAGTTACTATGCGTTGGCGAATGCAGTGAAAGATATTTTTGGTTACCAACTGACGATTCCAACACACCAAGGGCGTGGAGCCGAGCAGATCTACATTCCTGTTCTTATCAAGAAGCGTGAAATGGAGAAAGGACTCGATCGCAGCAAAATGGTCGCCCTGTCTAACTATTTCTTCGATACAACACAAGGTCACACTCAAGTGAACTGTTGTGTAGCGAAAAACGTCTACACCAAAGAAGCGTTCGATACTTCAGTGAATGCCGACTTTAAAGGCAACTTCGACGTTGTGAAACTGGAAGAAGCGATCTTAGAAGCGGGCGCTGCCAACGTTCCTTACATCGTGAGTACCATTACCTGTAACTCGGCTGGTGGACAGCCAGTATCAATCGCGAACTTGAAAGCTGTGTATGACGTGGCTCAGAAGTACGATATTCCAGTGATTATGGATTCTGCACGCTACGCTGAAAATGCCTTCTTCATTCAACAGCGCGAAGCGGGTTATCAAGATTGGACAATCGAGCAAATCACGCGTAAGTCTTACAAATACGCGGATGGCTTAGCTATGTCTGCTAAGAAAGATGCGATGGTGCAAATGGGTGGCTTGTTGTGCTTCAAAGACGATTCTTTCATGGATGTGTACACAGAGTGTCGAACACTGTGTGTAGTTCAAGAGGGCTTCCCAACCTATGGTGGCTTAGAAGGTGGCGCGATGGAGCGTTTAGCCGTGGGTCTATACGACGGTATGCGTCAAGATTGGTTGGAGTACCGCATTGGCCAGGTTCAATATCTCGTTGATGGATTAGAAGCAATGGGTATCGTGTGTCAGCAAGCAGGCGGTCATGCCGCATTTGTCGATGCGGGTAAACTGCTTCCACACATTCCTGCTAGTCAGTTCCCCGCACATGCTTTGGCGTGCGAACTGTACAAAGTGGCAGGTATTAGAGCGGTTGAGATTGGTTCATTGCTGCAAGGCCGCGACCCAGCGACAGGTGAACAGCACCCATGCCCTGCGGAGCTATTGCGTCTTACTATTCCAAGAGCGACGTACACACAAACCCACATGGACTTCATCATCGAAGCATTCGAGAAAGTAAAAGAGAATGCAGGGAAAGTAAAAGGGCTCGACTTTACCTATGAACCGCCTGTGTTAAGACACTTTACAGCGCGCTTGAAAGAGGTAGAAACCGTTGAAAAACATACAGAAAAAAAGAATGAACAAACGCTCGAAGAAGCATTTTAA
- a CDS encoding GTPase family protein, whose translation MKKIRNLFRLLAVLSSGRWGIALISAIFPSIIMMAFGLFLAIKYGYLLEMSIAIAVSTLVFTIPLFISSRSSRKSTYSDSSSHDESDVQPEAGASPKNSDINDALVKASDEWSQAELSIWNDSKHHVRQQLMVDIEWGNLDQTGIEVLEFVAKKFDKKSLDFSIPEGLKLFEEVSRRYKLVVREHIPGIEYLKVSYIKAGYEAYDKYGELGQKIVKAAIWGNHLKNLYLNPLKVVSDLGREQATSSMTKGVVDDMQYAAKQALLDEVAAVAIDLYSGRFSIEDEALRASDVSEIDEQRFAPELEPVRIVLVGQTSSGKSSLINALKQELVAEVDVLPSTDTSTVYNAFVDDNDVRVVDLQGLDGNAKTEALMLKEMTQADVVLWVLKANQSARELDKQLKGKFDAFYDDPKNISRKKPIVVSVVNQVDRLKPVDEWQPPYDLENPTSAKAKIIAQALEYNHILLQSDIVLPLAIAPEKTIFGLEALKQMLIEGIADANNVQRNRQRLEAMKRGTSVKGQLNKVVKAGKKVAPSALKAATPKLAEMAIKQVVKKK comes from the coding sequence ATGAAGAAAATTAGAAACCTATTTCGATTATTGGCGGTTCTGTCTAGTGGACGTTGGGGCATTGCTCTGATTTCGGCCATCTTCCCTAGCATCATCATGATGGCCTTTGGTCTTTTCTTGGCGATCAAATATGGCTACCTATTGGAAATGTCGATTGCCATTGCGGTGAGTACCTTGGTGTTCACGATTCCTTTATTCATTTCTAGCCGCTCTTCGCGTAAATCAACTTATAGCGACTCTTCTTCACATGATGAAAGTGATGTTCAACCTGAAGCCGGAGCATCGCCCAAGAATTCAGACATCAATGATGCGTTGGTCAAAGCGTCCGATGAATGGTCTCAAGCAGAGCTATCAATCTGGAACGACTCGAAACACCATGTACGACAACAATTAATGGTCGACATCGAGTGGGGTAATCTCGACCAAACCGGTATAGAGGTACTTGAGTTCGTCGCCAAAAAGTTTGATAAGAAATCACTCGATTTTTCAATCCCTGAAGGGCTGAAGCTGTTTGAAGAAGTGAGCCGACGATACAAGTTAGTGGTACGGGAACATATACCGGGAATTGAGTATCTTAAGGTTTCCTATATCAAAGCGGGCTACGAAGCCTATGACAAGTACGGTGAGCTAGGGCAGAAGATCGTTAAAGCCGCTATCTGGGGCAATCACCTTAAGAATCTGTATTTGAACCCGCTAAAAGTTGTTTCTGATTTAGGTCGAGAGCAAGCGACATCATCTATGACCAAAGGCGTGGTGGATGACATGCAATACGCCGCGAAACAAGCCTTACTCGATGAGGTGGCCGCGGTAGCGATTGATCTCTATAGCGGTCGATTCAGCATTGAAGATGAAGCATTAAGAGCGTCTGATGTTTCTGAAATAGATGAACAACGCTTTGCACCAGAATTAGAGCCAGTAAGAATTGTGCTGGTGGGGCAAACAAGCTCAGGTAAATCGTCACTGATTAATGCGCTCAAGCAGGAGCTCGTTGCCGAGGTGGATGTATTGCCATCAACCGACACTTCAACCGTATACAACGCGTTTGTCGATGACAATGATGTTCGAGTGGTTGATCTTCAAGGGCTGGATGGCAATGCCAAAACCGAAGCTCTGATGCTTAAAGAGATGACCCAAGCCGATGTTGTACTTTGGGTTCTTAAAGCCAATCAATCGGCTCGTGAACTGGATAAGCAATTGAAGGGCAAGTTTGATGCTTTTTATGACGATCCTAAAAACATCTCACGCAAGAAGCCGATAGTTGTCTCGGTTGTCAATCAAGTAGATAGGTTAAAGCCTGTCGATGAGTGGCAACCTCCGTATGATTTAGAGAACCCAACATCGGCCAAAGCAAAGATCATTGCTCAAGCACTCGAATACAACCATATATTGCTGCAGTCTGATATCGTGTTGCCGCTCGCTATTGCGCCAGAAAAGACGATTTTTGGCTTAGAAGCACTCAAGCAGATGCTAATCGAAGGCATAGCTGATGCTAATAATGTGCAAAGAAACCGCCAACGTTTGGAGGCAATGAAACGGGGAACGTCGGTTAAAGGTCAACTGAACAAAGTAGTGAAGGCCGGTAAGAAGGTCGCACCAAGTGCACTGAAAGCTGCGACACCGAAGTTGGCTGAAATGGCGATTAAACAAGTGGTTAAGAAGAAGTAA
- a CDS encoding YcjF family protein yields the protein MFDQIKDFINPSKNPDLTQAQEYQRQHLPTLWLLGKTGAGKSSFIQAVTGDSSIEVGNGFAPCTMTAMSYEFPQIKPVMRFLDTRGLGEADYDPKEDLEEIGQAGNALVVVMKADEPEQSAVLTALKQIKKQKKIKHLLLVHTAVLSSNETDRARQIQFNINQVEKAWGKGLESVAVDFETDDLSNNSGSVYNYDVLLEKLTNILPVIGMMVVDKEHSTQEEANFDQVENEVLWYAGSAAASDLIPGVGLVSVPAIQAKMLHSLANQYGVEWNKRVFSELIGTLGSSFALQYGMKLGTRQLIKLIPVYGQTVGAVAAAAMSFGTSYGLGRAACFYFYHKNKGEEVSEKEMQKIYKESLKKGKAASGYEEN from the coding sequence ATGTTTGATCAAATAAAAGATTTCATCAATCCGAGTAAGAATCCAGACCTCACACAGGCTCAGGAATACCAACGTCAGCATCTGCCGACGCTGTGGCTGTTGGGCAAAACGGGAGCGGGCAAGTCATCGTTTATTCAAGCGGTCACGGGTGATTCCTCTATTGAAGTGGGGAATGGCTTTGCTCCATGCACTATGACGGCAATGTCGTATGAGTTTCCTCAAATTAAGCCGGTAATGCGATTCCTCGATACCAGAGGGTTGGGTGAGGCGGATTATGATCCTAAAGAGGATCTAGAAGAGATCGGCCAAGCGGGTAATGCGTTAGTCGTGGTGATGAAAGCCGATGAGCCTGAACAGTCTGCCGTACTTACAGCTCTGAAACAGATTAAGAAGCAAAAGAAAATTAAACACTTGTTGCTTGTTCATACTGCAGTGTTGTCTTCCAATGAAACAGACCGCGCAAGACAAATTCAGTTCAACATCAATCAAGTAGAGAAGGCTTGGGGTAAGGGGCTTGAGTCAGTAGCAGTGGATTTCGAAACGGATGACTTGAGTAATAACAGTGGCTCAGTTTACAACTATGACGTTTTGTTAGAAAAGCTGACCAACATCCTTCCTGTTATTGGAATGATGGTGGTAGACAAAGAGCATTCCACTCAAGAAGAAGCCAACTTTGACCAAGTCGAAAACGAAGTGCTTTGGTACGCGGGAAGCGCAGCGGCGAGCGACCTGATTCCGGGTGTTGGCTTAGTGTCTGTACCTGCGATTCAAGCGAAAATGCTCCACAGTTTGGCGAACCAATATGGGGTCGAATGGAACAAGAGAGTCTTCAGTGAGTTGATAGGCACTTTGGGAAGCAGCTTTGCTTTGCAATACGGAATGAAGCTAGGCACTCGACAGCTGATAAAGTTGATTCCGGTTTATGGTCAAACGGTCGGAGCGGTTGCAGCCGCCGCCATGAGTTTCGGTACCAGCTATGGTTTAGGTCGCGCGGCTTGTTTTTACTTCTATCATAAGAACAAAGGCGAAGAAGTCTCTGAGAAAGAGATGCAAAAGATTTACAAAGAATCCCTGAAAAAAGGTAAGGCGGCGTCGGGCTATGAAGAAAATTAG
- a CDS encoding peptide-methionine (S)-S-oxide reductase — MEQIYLAGGCLWGVQEFIKYVPGVISTEAGRANGNSAQTKIDAVKSNTTENGTSNNSGYDGYAECVQIEFDPSITSVTILMGHLFEIIDPYSVNKQGVDVGEKYRTGVYSTNALHLTEAERYITSRDDADRIALEILPLTSYAASDDIHQHHLSQFPEDHHLCNIPWDLLHKYK, encoded by the coding sequence ATGGAACAAATCTATTTGGCGGGCGGTTGCTTATGGGGTGTACAAGAATTTATCAAATACGTTCCGGGTGTCATCAGCACAGAAGCAGGCCGTGCGAATGGAAACTCCGCACAGACAAAAATCGATGCCGTAAAAAGTAATACAACGGAAAACGGTACATCAAATAATAGTGGCTATGATGGCTACGCGGAGTGTGTCCAGATAGAGTTTGACCCAAGCATCACTTCAGTAACCATTCTGATGGGACATCTGTTTGAGATCATCGACCCATACAGCGTCAATAAACAGGGCGTCGATGTGGGTGAGAAATATCGCACTGGTGTTTACAGCACTAATGCCCTGCACTTAACTGAAGCTGAGCGCTATATTACCTCTCGTGATGATGCAGACCGAATCGCTCTCGAGATCCTGCCATTGACCAGTTATGCCGCCAGTGATGATATCCACCAGCATCACCTTAGCCAGTTCCCTGAAGACCACCACTTGTGCAATATTCCTTGGGATCTGCTGCATAAGTATAAATAA
- a CDS encoding polysaccharide lyase 6 family protein — MNKKLLSVSIISAFTLAFATGCTTQEKAAPVVSMAEQAVPSISEIDRSYLLSSDRLTEVDGNTINVASEEQVAALKAQFENLKDGDEVVIPNGKYANLGQITITANDITVKAEQAGSVWLTGLVQFELKGDDITLDGLVFTEGGPNERFGGVRMMGDNNTLQNSTFYYFNHAYEYQPDERRSEYPRYLWVSLWGKDGKVINNRFEGKQKRGTLIGVQKDDSADNHLIANNIFMDQKPNQFNEFDIKEAIRYNGNSWEAFRIGDSKSSQWDSNSKFVNNLMIDMDGERELVSVKSGGNTISGNTIFESSALISLRHGKGSSVENNIILGNKKNLTGGIRIYDEDHVIRNNYIANTRGRDGVIEGNADLRGGIVINTGIIDVANGEELDQSVKGKELNKQWTPKNITIENNSLVDTQWGIIYGNQTHRVSLFNNAEVEKIYAGVDIAFNHNVVDNSESPEFVSVRATEDYPLVGATYDNETYVGQVTASEQISSYSVELPKMTVENGINAYQGEGADVSKLAVVTAETAGPDYVLENTTK; from the coding sequence ATGAACAAAAAACTATTATCGGTAAGCATTATTAGCGCGTTTACGTTAGCTTTCGCGACAGGCTGCACGACTCAAGAAAAAGCAGCTCCCGTGGTCAGCATGGCTGAACAAGCGGTACCTTCGATCAGCGAAATCGACCGTAGTTACTTATTGAGTAGTGACCGCTTAACTGAGGTGGATGGCAATACAATAAACGTTGCATCAGAAGAGCAAGTAGCCGCGCTTAAAGCACAATTTGAAAACCTAAAAGATGGCGACGAAGTTGTTATTCCTAACGGTAAATACGCGAACTTAGGTCAAATAACTATTACCGCGAATGACATTACCGTTAAAGCAGAGCAAGCCGGTTCTGTATGGTTAACTGGCCTAGTTCAGTTTGAACTTAAAGGTGATGACATCACGCTAGATGGCTTGGTCTTTACCGAAGGTGGTCCAAACGAAAGATTTGGCGGCGTTCGAATGATGGGTGACAACAACACTTTACAAAATTCAACCTTTTACTACTTTAACCACGCTTATGAATATCAACCCGATGAGCGTCGTTCTGAATACCCGAGATACCTGTGGGTTTCTCTGTGGGGTAAAGACGGCAAAGTGATCAACAACCGCTTTGAAGGCAAACAAAAGCGCGGTACGTTGATTGGTGTACAGAAAGATGATTCTGCAGACAATCACTTGATTGCTAATAACATCTTCATGGATCAGAAACCGAATCAGTTTAATGAATTCGACATCAAAGAAGCGATTCGTTACAACGGCAACAGCTGGGAAGCATTTCGTATTGGTGATTCAAAATCCTCTCAGTGGGATTCCAATTCAAAATTCGTGAATAACTTGATGATCGACATGGATGGCGAGCGCGAGCTTGTCTCAGTTAAGTCGGGTGGCAACACAATTTCTGGTAATACAATTTTTGAAAGTTCTGCTTTGATTTCTTTGCGTCATGGTAAAGGAAGTAGTGTTGAAAATAACATTATTCTAGGTAATAAAAAGAACTTAACTGGTGGTATTCGAATCTATGATGAAGACCATGTTATCCGTAATAACTACATTGCGAATACACGTGGACGTGACGGTGTAATTGAAGGCAATGCTGACCTACGTGGTGGTATTGTGATTAATACAGGTATCATTGATGTGGCAAACGGCGAAGAGCTAGATCAGTCGGTTAAAGGCAAAGAGCTTAACAAACAGTGGACGCCTAAAAACATCACCATTGAGAACAACTCATTGGTTGATACACAGTGGGGCATTATCTATGGCAATCAAACTCACCGTGTGAGCCTGTTCAATAATGCCGAAGTTGAAAAGATTTATGCCGGTGTTGATATCGCGTTTAATCATAACGTTGTCGACAATTCAGAGTCTCCAGAGTTTGTCAGTGTTCGCGCAACGGAAGATTACCCGTTAGTGGGTGCAACGTATGACAATGAAACATATGTTGGCCAAGTGACAGCATCTGAGCAGATTTCGAGCTACTCGGTTGAGCTGCCAAAAATGACGGTTGAGAATGGCATTAACGCTTACCAAGGCGAAGGTGCAGACGTGTCTAAACTTGCGGTCGTGACGGCTGAAACGGCGGGTCCAGATTACGTGCTTGAGAATACGACTAAGTAA
- a CDS encoding sodium:solute symporter family transporter → MELNTLIVGIYFLFLIAIGWMFRTFTSTTSDYFRGGGNMLWWMVGATAFMTQFSAWTFTGAAGKAFTDGFAVAIIFIANAFGYLMNYLYFAPKFRQLRVVTVIEAIRMRFGKVNEQVFTWSGMPNSVISAGIWLNGLAIIASGIFGFDMTTTIILTGLVVLVMSVTGGSWAVIASDFMQMVIIMAVTVTCAVVAVYHGGGVTQIINDFPTDSFITGDNLNYLSIFSIWAVFIFLKQFSITNNMLNSYRYLAAKDSNNARKAALLACILMTLGPIIWFMPSWFMAGQGVDLAAAYPEAGSKAADFAYLYFVQEYMPAGMVGLLIAAMFAATMSSMDSGLNRNSGIFVKNFYEPILRPKATEKELMVVSKLTSTFFGIAIILVALFINSLKGLSLFDTMMYVGALIGFPMTIPAFCGFFIRKTPDWAGWGTLVVGGVVSYFVGFVITADMIQNWFGLNELTGREWSDLKVAIGLIGHIIFTAGFFVLSTLFYKPLPAHREKDVDKFFNNLATPLVAESNEQKKLDNKQRRMLGSLIAVAGVGVMTMFVLPNPMWGRMVFVLCGLIVFSVGLLLVKAVDDKVEQQDEVTPAEG, encoded by the coding sequence ATGGAACTCAATACCCTGATAGTTGGCATCTACTTCCTATTCTTAATTGCAATAGGGTGGATGTTCAGAACGTTTACAAGTACGACGAGTGATTACTTCCGTGGGGGAGGTAATATGCTGTGGTGGATGGTAGGTGCAACCGCATTTATGACCCAGTTCAGTGCGTGGACATTTACTGGTGCAGCAGGTAAAGCCTTTACTGATGGCTTTGCAGTAGCGATTATCTTCATCGCTAACGCATTTGGTTACTTGATGAACTACCTATACTTCGCTCCGAAGTTCCGCCAACTGCGCGTTGTGACGGTTATTGAAGCGATTCGTATGCGTTTTGGTAAGGTTAATGAGCAAGTGTTTACTTGGTCGGGCATGCCAAACAGTGTTATCTCTGCGGGTATCTGGCTGAACGGCCTTGCGATCATCGCATCGGGTATCTTCGGCTTTGACATGACGACAACGATTATCCTAACGGGTTTGGTTGTATTGGTAATGTCAGTAACAGGTGGCTCATGGGCAGTAATCGCATCTGACTTTATGCAGATGGTTATCATTATGGCAGTGACCGTAACGTGTGCTGTAGTAGCGGTCTACCACGGTGGCGGCGTTACACAAATCATCAATGACTTCCCAACCGATTCATTCATTACGGGTGATAACCTTAATTACCTAAGCATCTTCAGCATCTGGGCAGTGTTCATCTTCTTGAAGCAGTTCAGCATCACGAACAACATGCTGAACTCTTACCGCTATCTTGCAGCGAAAGACTCAAACAACGCACGTAAAGCAGCTTTACTTGCCTGTATCCTGATGACGCTTGGTCCAATCATTTGGTTCATGCCTTCTTGGTTCATGGCTGGTCAAGGTGTTGATTTAGCAGCCGCTTACCCTGAAGCTGGCAGCAAAGCCGCTGATTTCGCATACCTTTACTTCGTTCAAGAGTACATGCCAGCAGGTATGGTTGGCCTTCTGATTGCCGCGATGTTCGCTGCAACCATGTCTTCAATGGATTCAGGTCTAAACCGTAACTCAGGTATTTTTGTTAAGAACTTCTACGAGCCGATTCTTCGCCCTAAAGCGACAGAGAAAGAGCTAATGGTCGTTTCTAAACTCACGTCTACTTTCTTCGGCATCGCTATCATCTTGGTTGCACTGTTCATCAACTCGCTTAAAGGTCTGAGCCTTTTCGACACCATGATGTACGTGGGCGCGTTGATCGGCTTCCCAATGACAATTCCAGCATTTTGTGGCTTCTTCATCCGTAAAACACCGGATTGGGCAGGCTGGGGCACGCTAGTTGTCGGTGGTGTGGTTTCTTACTTCGTTGGTTTCGTTATCACTGCTGACATGATCCAAAACTGGTTCGGTCTGAATGAACTGACAGGCCGTGAATGGTCTGACCTAAAAGTGGCTATCGGTCTTATCGGTCACATCATATTTACTGCTGGCTTCTTTGTTCTTTCAACGCTGTTCTACAAGCCATTACCGGCGCACCGTGAGAAAGACGTAGACAAGTTCTTCAACAACCTAGCGACACCATTAGTTGCTGAAAGTAATGAACAGAAGAAACTGGATAACAAGCAACGTCGTATGTTGGGTTCACTTATCGCGGTAGCGGGTGTGGGCGTAATGACTATGTTTGTACTGCCAAACCCAATGTGGGGACGCATGGTATTCGTTCTGTGTGGCTTGATTGTGTTCTCTGTTGGTCTGTTACTTGTTAAAGCAGTCGATGACAAAGTCGAGCAACAAGACGAAGTGACTCCAGCCGAAGGCTAA
- a CDS encoding toxin-antitoxin system YwqK family antitoxin — translation MKKYVPILIALSTVSSMSYAATSDDAVDYLQMRKGVAYQVNHSKPFTGQFEEKFDNGQVATQAQFADGLELGLETNWYPNGQVASKVNYVKGELQGKAETWYPNGQKKAELNYKDNELSGVASRWYPNGEQSLTAEYSDGQKDGLVTDYYPNGNKASQAKFDEGEVANGKLTRWNTNGDKVEELTFKDHKVTSKQVWMPTES, via the coding sequence ATGAAGAAATACGTTCCAATCTTAATTGCTCTTAGTACGGTATCTTCTATGAGCTATGCAGCCACCAGCGATGATGCTGTTGACTACTTACAAATGCGCAAAGGTGTGGCTTATCAAGTAAACCACTCAAAACCCTTTACTGGTCAATTTGAAGAGAAGTTCGATAACGGCCAAGTCGCGACCCAAGCTCAATTTGCCGATGGCCTAGAACTTGGGTTAGAAACCAACTGGTATCCGAATGGCCAAGTCGCTTCTAAAGTGAATTACGTTAAAGGTGAGCTGCAAGGTAAGGCCGAGACCTGGTATCCAAACGGACAGAAAAAAGCGGAGCTCAACTATAAAGACAATGAACTGTCGGGTGTTGCCTCTCGCTGGTATCCGAATGGCGAACAAAGCCTAACAGCCGAATACAGTGACGGGCAAAAAGACGGATTGGTAACGGACTACTACCCTAACGGTAATAAAGCTAGCCAAGCGAAGTTTGATGAAGGTGAAGTCGCGAACGGAAAACTTACTCGTTGGAATACTAACGGAGACAAGGTTGAAGAATTGACCTTTAAAGACCACAAAGTCACATCTAAACAGGTGTGGATGCCCACAGAAAGCTAA